Genomic DNA from Chanos chanos chromosome 6, fChaCha1.1, whole genome shotgun sequence:
CTCTCAGTTGGGGTGAGAATTTGACTGGCATCAGAAATTACAGGGACCTTGGCACTGTGTTTTGGCACCAGTGCATCAGAAGTTGGGAATTATTCGAAAAGCTTGAGAAAGGGTACTGCCATGACAGAGGACTTGTAAAGATGCTTTTCAGAACCTCTTAGTCTCTGTGACACTATTTTATCAATAGGAAGGACATTTTCCTGTGGCCAAGGCAGTGAAGTGACTCAGAAAGTGGGTATAGGAACTTTTAGTGAGAGCAGTTAGAGATGGTGATGTCGTGTAAGTAGACATTATAAGTCATATAAACAGGCAATGCTTTCATCAGCTCCTTAAAACCTGGGGGCTTCTGGTTTGACTTCAGGTGACAGAGTCCAAATCCAGAAGAAAAAGGTTCTGATCTGCTGTGTGTTGGGTCTGGGCCAGCAGACCGAAGTTACCACAATGGTACTACAGACCTAAGAACCTGTTGGTCAGTCTAAGACAGCAGTCAGTCTAGTTTAGTCAGTGCATAAGAATCTTTAAATCTAGAAACTGTAGGAATGTTTTAACTAGTGCAtgtctttttaaacaaattatcTTGACAGTGAGTATGTATGTTAttgaagaaaatgttttccatCAGTCATCACAAGCCAAATCTTACTGACAGCTTTTTCAAAATCTTATCTTAAATAACCAGTGTCTTAAAATAACTAGTGGGCTTAAAAGGTTAAATATGTATTGTTCTTTGTTCCTTTCATTTTGACTGCTAATTAATGGGGAAATTTCTAAATGACATTGTCCACATAAACTTCAAACAACACGTCTGTTGCAACATTCATTCCTTTAAATAATTTCAAGACAGTaatggtgttttttgttgttcacaCTGAGTTCCCTCTGTGTCCTGACTCTAGGGTCCTGTGTTCAGACCACTAGCTGATTAAGGTGTCACTAAGAACACAACTGTTCTGAGAGTGTCAGCATTCAGTGACTCCTCATGTCAGTGGGATGCAGGCAGTTGTAGGGAAGTAGTGTCCTGTTGAGATGCTGGTGTACTGGTctatcagtttgtttatttggctgTTAGATTCTCTGGCCTCACTGcatgacactcacagtcatatGCTGGCACTTACAGCTACAGCCAGGGCTCCAGACTAGCTTTATACATTGGCTGCACTGGTGCGCCTAACTTTATCAACTCTGGAGCCATGGCTACAGCACTTACTTAACAGCATTGTTTGTTATCTCATGTCAGTCActttggaattaaaaaaaaaaatctgcgaaatgaataaatgtaaatgtaatgtagggagaaaatatatgtaaatataatgtaacataAGATCATTAGTGACTTGGTGgtatgtactggcaaggttcgtACGGTCATGAAATACCTGGTAAAGTCATGGAACttgaaaatagcaatttccaGGCATGGAgaagttttggaaaaataaataaatcctgaaagttttggaaaagtcatggaaatttgCTTCACAGACACCTGTTTTATAGAGTATATGTGGTTCAGTACGGCTGTATTGAATGACACTTCTTGCTAACCCAATTTTAGCCAAGCTTTTTCGAATGAAGCTTCAAATGTCTCTGACGTGACATCATCattttggcctgttgttttgGAATGCTCTACTCAGTAATACGAATAAAGAGTTGATGAATATAAGGACCATCAGGTCACACTTTTTGAAAAGTGTAACACTCTTTAATACATCATCTGATCCAGAGTTCGCTGTCTTTGCATAGCCGACGGTTGGCATTCCTTCCATAGCTGAGGATGcctaaacattcagaaatactACAGTGATTAGACTATCTGTGCAGTAGGCTAAACTAAATTTAGTCATAACTAACGATGTTGTAGACCTATATTTACTGAGATAGACATTTTacgaattcagaaataaacttacacttttcagatgatttcccagatttgttgttgagtgatgGTACACGACATTTATCTTGCATATCTCGCACTccgctattttttttttttaatattcatcaaCAAACTTAAAATGCTTCCAAATCAGggatttttttaacttttttactttactttttgtCCAGGACTGAGAATCATGTACGAACGTTATGCGCAAATTTATGACTGATAGAGAGCAACAGGAGGCTTTCGTTACTGAGTTTCAAAATGTGCAAATGTGTTTACTAGCAAAAtatgttaaatgataataaaagtagGCCACTATGACATCTAAATTTCTTGTATTACAGTAGCATtaaccttaaaactgcaacCGCGCACCCATCCTAATCATAGAAGCCTTAATTTCACAGTCAAATGCCTATTCAATAAACAAAGCTTCAAATTTTTCAGTACAACCCTATGGTACAATTAAGATCGACTGAGAAAAATCTATACTGCttaaacaatattaaaatattcGGGCAGATCTATCACGTCACTTTACTTTAGTTTGTTCTCTGCTTGGGGTAACGTCAGACTCCGACGCGAGTTGTAGCTTGTActttaaagaaatgtaatttCATGCAATGCTAGGAAAATGGCgatttaatcatgtctggcttcaaacTACATAGCTTGTCAttaattttagttaaaatatactgtgttaaactgtaacatggatttttttttcttatttttcatgtgtAAACAGACCTTTCAGAGAATGTATGGTCATGAAATTTTGCCTCAAAGTCATGGAAAAGCCATGGAAATttattggtaaaaatgtgtatgaaccctGTACTTGTATATGCATACACTAGTCCATACTGGTACAGAAGCTATGCAGTGTTAGGTGTGGGGCCCAGCTGATTATTTCGTATCATCACCGGACGTCTCCAGACTCTTAGagaggtgtagtggtaaaacaCTATCATAGGTATATATCTTGTTaggtgaatggaatgtgtggacatactctTCATCTTGTGTTACAGACATGCATTTGTCTTCTCTCACTTAAgcactggtttatcaaccaagctctcacacacctgcctcacAGTTTTAGAAgttctcattatctatgggcgtcaaggtcaaaggcccttggctgcacgggtatatatgtgcgtgtgtgagaccttgtggtctagtcttccaccatccagactctgtctgggtgcctctaatgacctcctctctgcttttgctgtatactctaccttttgttcaataaagacaaaagagctaccttaagtcatcgttgtgcctgtttattattttcaacacttttaaaaacattgatgctCAACATGAGTACAGGGAACTGGATATAAGAAAATGGTGGAAAATCTAAGGCACAAGATTCCACTGGCTGAAAATAAACCTCCAGATAAAATTAGACTCAATGGCACAATAAAACTTAAATGAACTCTATATTCATTGTGTCAGTCAATTAGAAAACAGCATTTCCCCCGATCCTCTATGTAAGAGCCAGatattgttaaaatgattttgttcatagtgttttgttttgaattatgcCATTTTTGTTGTGCTGCCTGGTGCATGTGAAGGTGCGTGTGAATTTTGATTGGTTAATGGTGGATCCCctggtgcgcatgtgtgggatTGGATCGGTAAGAAAGTAGGGACGCAGCTGCAGGGTGAATGTTTCTTGGACACGTGTGCGCATTGTGGCAAACAGCCTTTTGACCGCTATCTGTAAAATTATCCTGAAATGTAAACATGATCACAACTGCAAGAACTTTAAAGGAAGACTGATGTAACTGCTGAACACGACTCTGATTGTTTAATGAACCTGAAAATAAACGACGCCGACATTCACCAGGACTTGGTTGTGAGTCGCATGCTTCAAGGCtctggtgaatgataaaagttacaaGTGGATACGGATGCGAGTCGAAATTACCTTTTGTGCACACGTGAAAGAAGTGGCTTAAttataatgaaaacagaaacgAAATTTTGCCACTATACTCTATTTAAACccatttgtcttttgttttaacagaGTCGAAACTTGTGCTGGTGTAACACAGAGTCCCAGTGTGGTCTCTGAACTCCAGATGTTCGGACTGACAACAGAAACCTTCATATCTGATCTGACTGAATAAGAGCTGTTTGATTGACAAGTCACTATTAATATACCTCTAAGATTCGTCCTTTTACATATGTACTATTGTCTCATATCATCTCTTACTGCAGTAGAGCAATCAaacgtctttttttcttctgaatgaTTCTAAGGAAAATTAATAGATGTAGAGAAGCATAATTtacctcgctctctcttttgctgttcAATTTGCTGTTTCTGTTCCATTTGCTCTTCCATTTGCTGTTCCAATTTAATCTTAGAAgctgaaaaagggaaaataatgTTTAACATATTCATAGTGATGGACAGGAGAGTAATGTGATCAGaattaaaaatcaaagagaTTTTATAAGATTTTCATTAACTACATTTACTGGAAATGTCAGTTCAACAGTTACCTTTCATTCTGTGATTACTGATGATCAAGACAATTAATCCACACACAGTGATCATAAAGAATATGGAGAGGAGTGAAATCCAGGTGACAGCAGTCCTCCAGCTATGAAAAACTTTACCTGAGACATGagttacacacattacacacatgcatattacATTACCAATGCTGTATACTGTACCCAAAGGTCATACTTGAGTAAAGGTAAAGATACCTTTCTTGAAAATTACTACAGTAAGAGTTAAGGTAATCTACTCAAATAGATGTTTGAAAGTATGTGATATTGCATGTACTTAGGTATCTAATGTAAGTTACATTAATAATGAAAAAGCAATAGGACATTTCCTTGTTGTTTAATATGTTTTCTgcatggtcaaaaaaaaaattccttatTGCATATATGTAAATTACATGAGAAGCAAAGTAATAACAAAACTGATTGTATTATATTGTTATGACCCTCGGTCGTTAGttcttgtgtatgtttctgttgtttcgttgtatgggtgtgtgtcttgctgctgttggttcattatgtgggtgtgtgtctctctgtagatgTGCAGCGACAGGATTGGCTCCACGAAGCTACGTGGGATTCCGTCATTTTTCCTGTGGGCTGCGGGggaagcttttaaaaaaagaccaacaGACCAGCAGAGAGCgaggaacaaacagagagatatttGTTGTACTGGATTAGTGGTGTTATGTGGTATTTGTTAAGTGTTCCTCCTTTgtctaaaagaaaagaaaccggtctttgattgtgtgagtgttgtgttacTTTCTGTTGTTTAAGTTTGTGTATAAGAGTGTTCGtgattttgtctgtgtggttaacatctgtttctgtttccgCCCTGGGAGCTGTAGGGGTGAGCTGCCATTTTTGCttgctttattgttttctcctgttttggtCCGATAGGGAGTCAGTGTAAtgcttgtctttattttgttttttcttttctggtagAGTAGGtagatttttttattaaaatagtTAGTTTTCGTTTTGGTTGTATTTTGGCCTTGGCAACCCCCGACGctactctcccctctcttttcttttttttttattttggtgtaaatataaattgtaaatatcttttGGTAATTGTATGGTCTCTGTCACTTTTATGTTGTGCCCCAGTACCCCTAGAGCTGTGACGTAACAATATCAGCATCCtgaaaaaagtctgtacataAACATGACAGTTCTGAGAACTGGATCCACAGGCtcaaaacattaacataacatACTGATTTACAATTAgatagaacaaacaaaaaccaaaaaagtaaTTTCCCCACATTAGTCAAAACGATGCATTCAAAATCTGTGTTAAGAATTAAAACTTTCAAAAGTGCTGTTGGTTGAAAATGAGATCTACTTACTTGAGATGAAAATCTCTGCCTCCTTCATGTGCTCtctcattattactctacagaagaatctgttggtgttactgtcctgtacaataacacgttgtttcacacagaaaccctctgtgtctctgactgtctctgtattcTCAGCAGGGAGACTGTCTCCTTCATTGTCCAGCCACAAAACTTCAGGCTCAGGGTTCCAACCTTTAGTTTCACACAATAGACTCAGTCTTCCTGAGTGATCATAGCCCTCCATAGAGATCACTGGGTGGGTTCCTACAGCTATTAAtaatcagtcaaaacaatgtTAGCATTCAGttattacatataaaaatgaaatgaaccaatcaaatgtgaaataaaatgagCACGGAGCATTAAGTATATTTTTACTGAACATGAATCTCACCTTCAACTCTTACTACAACAGTCACATCATCCTGCCAGCTTTTATTAtcaatcaaacatttatattgtccttcatcagagactctcactctggagagttttaatgaagtgttgcctttctgcagttcctctttaaacagtgctgttcTCCCTCTAAAGGACTgaatctgtctctcatttctgtcttcatggtctgtgtacagatgcactAGAGTCTCTGATCCATGGGGTCTGCTCCACttcactgtcatgtccacagcactgatgctgggtttgagagaacagggcagaaccagGTCTTCACCAGCTACAGCGACAAGAGGACCAGctggaccaacaacctgaaactgatctggagtcagaaATAGATACGGGCTTAAAGTACACATTATCATACAGTATGACAAATCATTGATGTAGTGTGAAATGTactaagcacacacacacacacacacacacacacacacacacactaaagataCAGAGATATAATGGTTTCTGTGAAAACCTACCTGATATCAATACTGTAGTGAAATGAAGTAAGAGAGGAATCAGATAAACAGGTGTCATTCTTAAGTGAGATGATCAAATTCACAAATACAGAATAGCTAGACCATAGTGACTACTGTACAGCACAACCTAATTCATCCTGGAAAGCATTAAAGTGCAGTTTTAAACCCATTTTTCAACGCTCTTCTCAACGGACTGAGAACAAAACCAGTCTGGGTTTCATTTAAACTGTCTATGAATGTAGCAAAACCTGCCATACTCGTTACTTCCtgtcacatgcacgcacatgcgcacacacacacacacacacacacacacactgtaagtccCACATTCCTGAATGAGATAATTTAATAAAGTATTTATTCATAGTTCACAAAGACCCTGGTAatctacaaaacagaaaatcGAAATCTTTTAGATATTCATGTCCATAGAGTGAACTGTTTTGTGCAAAGGATATCAGAGCAGAAACCGCGTAAGTGTGAGTTTTACTTTTGTTCTGACTTCAAGTTCAAACCTGTCCAGGGTTCCtatggtttcacacacacacacacacacccaaacaagCACAGACAAGTTCATAAAGTCACACAGTAGACAATCGGTGGCACATTTTTTGAATTCTTGTCTAACACAATCGAGAGATACAAAAAGGATTATtgtatgtattgtattgtatccAAATCTAAATCCAACTGAAAAGTGGGGTGCCCTGAAAATGGGCTGTGCACAGGAGATGTGCCAGTCTGACAGAGTTAGAATGCTCTTGCAAGGAAGAACGGCAAAATATTACTAATTCAAAGTGATTGACTCTTacccaaaaaaaagactgaatgcCATGATAAAATCTAAAGGTGCTCCAAGTGAATAATAGTCTAAGGGAGTGCACACTTACGGAACCAGgtaattatacattttttatttttcttttttttcctttaaatcattcttatttttcttcactttaaTTTATAGGCTGCAATATCACAATAAAGGCAGAAAATTTCAGACATGATTTatcttggtttcattttttttttttttttttacatcacatgCCATTTTAGCAGGGGGCTGCACACTTTAACCACccactttctctgtttctgtagttctctggttctctctctctctctctctctctctctctctctctctcactttctctctctctcaaactctcaggagtgagtgattgagtcgTGTGAAACATTGCACAGAGACTTAGCCCACAGAGACTCTACACTAGTGGTCAGGTTTAGTACTGCACTCATCCTTTCCTAAAACATACCATTTCCTATACAAGCACATTTTAATAATACAGTTTTGGGGCAGTTTGTCTATTTGTCCAACAATATATACAAACTCTATTTTCCAGACTTCAGATCCATAAGGATCCTGTGTTATCAGTCACATTATTGGTGATTGCCTACTAGTCCTTATCTTaacaaaggaggagaaaaggctAAAGAAGGCTCCTCCCAACAAGTCATCAAAACCAAATATTATGCAAACCAAATACCACCAGAGACAAATACCATCCATACCAAATCATCTTGACCAAACATCATCAGTGTTACTTCATTTTacagctgttttattttatatctcCATGACTAACTGGAGAGATAAATCAACCAAAAACTTAAAAGTCCAACTATCCAACTAAGTCCAGTCAACCAAATACAGTTTCTGTGGTCTTAATGTCTCCAGTCTTAATGCCATGAATGCCATTTTGTCCTTACTATTACTAATGTCAATTGTGTACATGTGAGAAAACGGCCAGAGAAAAGATGTGATACTATGAGGGATGACAGGATCATAGGACAACTTGTCTCCACAAAATAAAAGTAGCCCAGACCTCCTCATAATTCACAAACATCTCCATCCTCTAGATGGTAACGCCATTTATAACAAGAGGACaaaacagactaacacaacccaacatatacagtgtttttataagTATTTCAGTGGAGATGTGTCCTACCTGATGTGGATaatgctgaaaaatgaagaaacaggagattcaccaaaatcaccttcattcctgaatgagacagaactacaaaagagaaaaaaaaacattgtttacaCTGATGATGAACAGAAGTCACTGCTGAAACTGACAGTAAGTTAATAAATGTGAGGGGGGTGTCTGTAGAGGTTCTGTGGACTGTCATTGTTTCCATCAAAGAGACTGTTTTATTATAACACAACAGTATAATCCTGATCACTCTGTTCACTGTAATCTGGTGGAGACACAGGAATTTCATTTACCATCACTGTCCATCAGCAGCTGTCCCATCACTTtacaaactgttgttttcattcatttaaaactcaACTCTTTCATTCCATCACAGTGCTAAAAGTGATCTCTAATGAAAGTATGGTTTCTATTTGTCTGATGTTCAGAAGGCTGCTCCAAGAACTGTATCTTGTGAAATTCATTTGACGGTTGTGATGACTGTTCCAGTAAGTGGTTCAAGTGACCCTAAGTGTGTTCATCTCCTCAGCGCTTTGTGTGTTTAgccttgtgcttttttttttcactaaacaATCCTCTGTTATCTATGTGTCATATATGTTATTGTCATTTTAGTATATACCATACTTTAGTATATACCATGACATTTCATTCTTGAACCAATTAGTAAACTGTTTAGTTACTTGTGCTTTGATTCTTCTTGAATGTTTTTATATAATCTAAAATTGACTGTTTTACTGGTTTGTAATGTGTCTATCATTGGCGCCAGCTCCGTGGGTGCTTTGGAACTCGAGCAATCCTAATATTTAAGACTTCAACATGTAAAAATCTCTAACAGCCTATGCAGAATATTGGTTTCTTCTTAAAGTTtgtacatttaaatgatttagGCTACCTCCTAATTGTGTGACTTTTCATAACTCTGCACAGCTTTCTTGTTGGAAATCTTCTGACTCGGTTTATAGGAATTCCTATGGAGAGATGTCCTATGGATCTACTTGTACTCCACTATGTTGTATCCATTTTTTAAGTGCAGTCTCTTGTATAAACGGCCATTAACTCCCATCACTTGGAACTCTGTCATGCAAGCATAATGAAATCATGACACTTCATAAACTTGATGCCAGAGATGGACTGGCAACAAAAAGCAGCCCAGGAATTTGATGTCAAGCGGTCCCGATTAGATACACCAAATACAAACTGATGATGTGTTGGTCGCGAACAAGTCGGCTCTACGAGTCGACTCCTTTACATATACAGTGGGAGCCAACTCCCATCTGAGAGctgaattctttttgtttttttgtttgttttttggttaaTTAAAATAGACAGAAGACCTGCCCTAAAGACAATCTTAGGATGTTTGACTGTTAAAATGGTTTGATTCTGCTGTTTTACATATTGTActttattctttatttgttACATGTCACACCATGTCCTGTTTTGAGTCTGATTTGTTTAGAatagtttgtgttttatgttatgttttatttatgttatttgaTATGGACATCACAGTAGCATTAGAACTGTAACATACATTTAGGCACGAGGACCAGATGcactgtgtttagtgtttgtagCGGAACACTAATTTACATCGTTCGATATAAATAAAACGTTCAGTACACATGTGTAAtagtgtttgatgtttttacatTAATGATTTTCTATcaaacaatgtaaaataaatgtattctAGATATGATAAGGTTTAGTATAATTACGCTGAATAATTTAAGTAATATATAAGTGCACACATACCAGTCACAGGTCAAAACACTGTTAAAGTTGGGTGAATTACACAAGCCAGAACTTTTATTAAATGAAGAATTGTTTGGGAGCCGAAAGAGTCGGCTCCTGTTACTGAACTGAACCAAATGATCCGGTTCACTAAAAAGAGCTGGGATTCACTGATTCAAACTGAcacaaaatgttt
This window encodes:
- the LOC115814040 gene encoding butyrophilin-like protein 2, yielding MKTTAVSLKVYARSQSPHKSSPFEYHTDKDGGFAAVFMETNQFQVVGPAGPLVAVAGEDLVLPCSLKPSISAVDMTVKWSRPHGSETLVHLYTDHEDRNERQIQSFRGRTALFKEELQKGNTSLKLSRVRVSDEGQYKCLIDNKSWQDDVTVVVRVEAVGTHPVISMEGYDHSGRLSLLCETKGWNPEPEVLWLDNEGDSLPAENTETVRDTEGFCVKQRVIVQDSNTNRFFCRVIMREHMKEAEIFISSK